A window of Cohnella herbarum contains these coding sequences:
- a CDS encoding LysR family transcriptional regulator: MEFRQLLYTIQIATERNFSRAAEKLHIAQPSLSQQLSKLEKELGVLLFKRSTNSVELTHAGSVFVEKAQQIVDMADQLRKEMEDIADMRKGRLVVGSLPMTGSHVLPQVLPVFRESYPNIEIVLIEESTRRLEQLTANGGTDVSLLSLPLVEPSLAYLPVIEEGICLAVPPDHPLAEPEFKDAIIPIARLRDEPFVLLKKGQGFRAIAHDLCQSAGFDPRVVFESGNIETVQSLVAAGMGIAFLPKMVTRNDWQGRAPVYLTLEGNPTRTLVIAYRKGRYLSNAAEAFIATFRATLEKIAK; the protein is encoded by the coding sequence ATGGAATTCCGTCAATTGCTGTATACGATACAGATCGCGACCGAAAGAAACTTCTCCCGCGCGGCCGAGAAGCTTCATATCGCCCAGCCCTCCCTTAGCCAGCAGTTGTCGAAGCTGGAGAAGGAATTAGGAGTGCTATTATTCAAGCGGAGCACCAACTCCGTAGAGCTTACTCACGCGGGCTCCGTCTTCGTCGAGAAAGCCCAACAAATCGTCGACATGGCGGATCAACTGCGCAAGGAAATGGAAGATATCGCGGATATGCGCAAGGGACGGCTCGTCGTCGGCAGCTTACCAATGACCGGATCCCACGTGCTGCCGCAAGTCCTCCCCGTCTTCCGGGAATCTTATCCGAATATCGAAATCGTGCTGATCGAAGAATCGACCAGACGACTAGAGCAACTAACCGCCAACGGGGGCACGGACGTGAGCTTGCTCTCTCTCCCGCTCGTCGAGCCTTCGCTTGCTTATTTGCCGGTTATCGAAGAAGGCATCTGCCTCGCCGTCCCGCCGGATCATCCGCTAGCCGAGCCCGAGTTCAAGGACGCGATCATTCCGATAGCCAGACTGCGAGACGAGCCGTTCGTTCTATTGAAGAAAGGACAAGGCTTCCGCGCGATCGCCCACGATTTATGCCAATCCGCCGGCTTCGACCCGAGAGTCGTTTTCGAGAGCGGCAATATCGAAACGGTCCAGTCGCTCGTAGCCGCCGGAATGGGAATCGCCTTCTTGCCAAAAATGGTCACCCGCAATGACTGGCAAGGACGTGCCCCGGTATACTTAACGTTGGAGGGAAACCCTACGAGGACGCTCGTTATCGCTTATCGGAAAGGACGTTATTTGTCCAATGCCGCCGAGGCCTTCATTGCGACTTTCCGGGCGACGTTAGAGAAAATCGCGAAGTAG
- a CDS encoding pyridoxal phosphate-dependent aminotransferase, producing the protein MTFTIAPAKRLQKLPEQFFAALVAKANARAATGSDVINLGQGNPDLPTPPTIVRRLQSAAENAKYHKYPPFRGFPFLKEAVAKRYSEDYGVELNPETEVAVLFGGKSGLIEISQCLLNPGDVCLVPDPGYPDYWSGVALAGAEMSFMPLKEKNDFLPDYSAIAPADLERAKLMFLNYPNNPTSATATPEFYEQTVAFAKNNGVVVASDFAYGAIGFDGNRPISFLETPGAKEVGVEFYTLSKSYNMAGWRVGFALGNPEIIEMINLIQDHMYCSLFGGIQEAAAEALSGSQQSVRELVATYESRRNALYGALEEIGWKATKPAGSFFCWLPVPKGHTSMSFADLLLEQADVVVAPGSGFGENGEGYVRLGLLTTEDRLREVAARIGKLGLF; encoded by the coding sequence ATGACCTTTACTATTGCACCGGCCAAAAGGCTTCAAAAGTTGCCTGAGCAATTTTTCGCCGCATTGGTCGCCAAAGCCAACGCAAGAGCGGCGACCGGAAGCGACGTCATCAATCTCGGACAAGGAAATCCGGATCTTCCGACGCCTCCGACGATCGTTCGAAGACTGCAAAGCGCAGCGGAAAACGCTAAATATCACAAATATCCGCCTTTCCGCGGATTTCCTTTTTTGAAAGAAGCCGTCGCCAAGCGATATTCGGAAGACTACGGAGTAGAGTTGAATCCCGAAACGGAAGTTGCCGTCCTATTCGGCGGTAAATCCGGTTTGATCGAGATCAGCCAATGCCTGCTCAATCCCGGCGACGTATGTCTCGTTCCGGATCCGGGATATCCCGATTATTGGTCGGGTGTAGCGCTTGCCGGCGCCGAGATGTCATTCATGCCTCTTAAGGAAAAGAACGATTTTCTTCCGGACTATAGCGCCATAGCCCCGGCTGATCTCGAACGCGCCAAGCTTATGTTTCTCAACTACCCCAACAATCCGACTTCGGCGACGGCTACGCCTGAATTTTACGAACAAACCGTCGCTTTCGCCAAGAACAACGGAGTTGTCGTCGCTAGCGACTTCGCTTACGGAGCGATCGGCTTCGACGGCAATCGCCCGATCAGTTTTCTGGAGACGCCGGGCGCCAAGGAAGTCGGAGTCGAGTTTTATACGTTATCCAAATCGTATAACATGGCCGGATGGCGGGTCGGTTTCGCGCTCGGCAATCCGGAAATCATCGAAATGATCAACCTTATTCAAGATCATATGTATTGCAGTCTTTTCGGCGGGATTCAAGAAGCAGCGGCGGAAGCGTTATCCGGCTCTCAGCAATCGGTACGCGAGCTGGTTGCTACTTATGAAAGCAGGCGTAACGCGCTCTACGGAGCTCTCGAGGAGATCGGTTGGAAAGCGACCAAACCGGCAGGCTCTTTCTTCTGCTGGCTCCCCGTTCCGAAAGGCCATACTTCGATGTCTTTCGCCGACTTGTTGCTGGAACAGGCCGACGTCGTCGTAGCTCCCGGCTCCGGATTCGGAGAAAACGGAGAAGGTTACGTGAGACTTGGCTTGCTCACAACCGAAGACCGCTTGCGCGAAGTCGCGGCTAGAATCGGAAAATTAGGGCTGTTCTAA
- a CDS encoding carbon-nitrogen family hydrolase codes for MSTPLRLALIQMNIEAGNPEANFAKMEAKLEEAAALDPKPDLIILPEMWNTGYALTEIATLADADGKRTKAIVSEFCRKYEVNVLAGSIAQLRGDAVTNTIHVFDREGTSVAEYSKIHLFQLMNEHLHLEAGDIPGHFELEGTPAAAMICYDIRFPELARKLALGGAKILFVPAEWPHPRLHHWRTLLQARAIENQMYVVSCNTVGESGGANFFGHSMIIDPWGEVIAEAEEKETILVANVDLALVDEVRGRIPVFSDRRPAIYE; via the coding sequence ATGTCAACCCCATTGCGCCTTGCGCTGATCCAGATGAATATTGAAGCCGGAAATCCCGAAGCGAACTTTGCGAAAATGGAAGCGAAGCTGGAGGAGGCAGCCGCGCTCGATCCCAAGCCGGATTTGATTATCCTTCCCGAAATGTGGAACACGGGTTACGCGTTAACGGAAATAGCGACGTTAGCTGATGCGGATGGAAAACGTACAAAGGCTATCGTTTCGGAGTTTTGCAGAAAATACGAAGTCAACGTTCTGGCCGGTTCCATCGCTCAATTGCGAGGCGATGCGGTAACGAACACGATACACGTATTCGACAGGGAAGGTACGTCGGTTGCGGAGTATAGTAAAATCCATCTTTTTCAGCTCATGAACGAACATTTGCACTTGGAAGCGGGGGACATTCCCGGACATTTCGAATTAGAAGGTACCCCGGCAGCGGCGATGATCTGTTATGACATCCGTTTCCCGGAGTTGGCGCGCAAGCTGGCTTTAGGCGGAGCGAAAATATTGTTCGTTCCGGCGGAGTGGCCGCATCCTCGCTTGCACCATTGGCGGACGTTGCTGCAAGCGCGGGCAATCGAGAATCAAATGTACGTCGTATCATGCAATACGGTCGGAGAGAGCGGCGGCGCGAATTTCTTCGGCCATTCCATGATCATCGATCCATGGGGCGAAGTGATCGCGGAAGCCGAGGAGAAGGAGACGATCCTAGTCGCGAACGTCGACCTCGCGCTTGTTGACGAAGTCAGGGGCCGAATACCGGTATTCTCGGATCGCAGACCGGCGATATACGAGTGA